The Flavobacterium johnsoniae UW101 genomic interval GGAACTCAGAAAATGCTGATCGGCAATGATGAATATTTAAGCGAGGCAGAACGTTCAAGATTCGAAAAAAACGTACACAAGCGCCAAAAAGAAATACTCGAAGAAAAACTGGAGGAAAATCTTCATAGTGAGATGCAGTACCATTTATTAAAAATTGGAGTTTCATTGGGTTTTGATGTCACCCCAGCGAGTAACGACAAAAGCAAATCGTTTGGAGGACAAAATTTTTCATTTATATCAATAAATAAATTTCCCGAACTCCCTACAGACAAGGACACACAAAATACTATCAAGCTTATTGATGTACTCTGGTTCGAAAAAGGCACAAACAAGATTATAGGTGCCTTTGAAGTAGAAAAAAGCACTAGTATTTATTCCGGCATACTTCGCTTGTCTGACCTATATTTTAGTATCTCAAGCGGACATGAAGTTTTTTACATTATTATTCCGGATAACCGGGAAAAAGATGTGGTTCTTCAGCTTAATAGGCCCGTTATAAAAAACTCAAATATGAATATCAAATATATCCTGTTTTCTGAATTAAGAGCTAATTGTGATGCTATCTGCAAATTTGGAACCGACCATTCAATAATGGAAAAAATATCAAAATCAATTTAAAATTAACAAAATATGAAAAAAATAATTCTGCTAAGCTTCATTATTATACAATCGTTATCAATTTCTGCACAAGAAAAAGTTCAAATTAAACTTACTTCTGCAAGCCCTTCGGCATCATTTCAACAAGAAATCGGAAGCTCAACAGTCAAAATATCCTATAGCAGGCCCTTAGTAAGAGGGCGAAAAATATTTGGCGAATTAGTGCCTTTTGGTAAGCTCTGGCGAACAGGCGCCAGCGATTGTACGACCATAAGTACTAATGAAGATATCGCTTTTGGAAATAATATTTTGAAAGCAGGAACTTATTCTGTATTCTCAATTCCTTCAGAAAATGAGTGGACTATCATTATCAATAGTGATATTACTTTACATGGCGAAACTGGTTATGATGAGAAAAAAGATGTTATGCGTTTTACCGTTCCTACAGAAAAAACGATTGATTTTTACGAAACTTTTACCATTGAATTAAATGACATCAACAGTAAAGGAGAAGGCTTCCTTAAAATAGAATGGGAAAATACCATGGTTAAAATACCTATGAAAAGCAAAGCTGACAAAGAAATTTTAGCTCTAATTGACAAATATATTATTAAAGAAAAAAGTCAAAATGCTACTTTATTGTTTCAGGCAGCAAATTATTATTCAGCCACGGGTAGAGCAAACAATCAAGCAGTATCGTGGTTAGCTGAAGCTGAAAAATTAGATCCCGAAAATTTTTATTATCCCACTTTAAGACAGAAAGTATCTTTAGAACTGAAGGATTATCCCAATGCTATTGAGGCAGCAAAAAAAGCCTTAACAATTGCAGAACAGAAAAAAATGAAGGGTACTGAAAAATTAAAAAATCAGATTGAAGAGTTACAATTATTACTTAAAAGTAAATAAATAATAAGTATTACAATATCACATTGAAAACTACAGAAGCATAAAAATCCTTGCCATTTAAACCGATCCAGTGTTATAGTAGCATTAGACTTGTTTTGTTCAGGGAAATAGATAAATCTAAATAACTTTTAAAGCTAAAAATATGA includes:
- a CDS encoding DUF2911 domain-containing protein, with the protein product MKKIILLSFIIIQSLSISAQEKVQIKLTSASPSASFQQEIGSSTVKISYSRPLVRGRKIFGELVPFGKLWRTGASDCTTISTNEDIAFGNNILKAGTYSVFSIPSENEWTIIINSDITLHGETGYDEKKDVMRFTVPTEKTIDFYETFTIELNDINSKGEGFLKIEWENTMVKIPMKSKADKEILALIDKYIIKEKSQNATLLFQAANYYSATGRANNQAVSWLAEAEKLDPENFYYPTLRQKVSLELKDYPNAIEAAKKALTIAEQKKMKGTEKLKNQIEELQLLLKSK